ctgaaataccacttgataaCCAAGCACACACCTGAGGCCAATTCCCCCCTCCACTCATCAAAGTAtatttttcacccttttattgatagACAGTGTTATACTGTGTGacagattatttgctccaagtgagaaggaactctacagtaggctatatgccaatgttgttctcaataaaaaacacatttgcacaaaCAAAGCCGATCctcttttccatgttgataagcgcattaaaatgagaaaaaataatgggacaaaaagaaatgaagggagatttagattagataaaaatacttaattaattaattgcaaGTTAGCTATGATTTTAATGAGGTAAATTGcggaatattttaattttttgacagCAGTAGTTAGAATTAAACTCAAAGTAACCAATGCCTTGATTTTGCGCTATATCTTAACTGTAACCAGTGTCACTTCAGGGAATCTAGGAAGCCATGAGAAAGATTACTTTCATCAGGTTTTAACAGAAATCTTCACCAAGGTCTTCATGTAATAACAACCGCTCTGAGCTCCTTGATTTCCCTTTAGCTTTTTAACAGACATTTCAAGTATGCTGCAGATTTCACATTAAGAACAAATTAATGAGAAGTAGTAAAAATAATAGACAGGAAAGCGTGTTTAGAGCTCTCTGGAGTATGTAAACTCAGGTTGTGGGAAGAAAACATAATACCGTTCTCTACAAAATGGTGCTATCCATCCAGAAATATTAATCTTTTACAGCCATTTCACTTGGCAGAGACCTTGGAGTTGAAAAAGATAGTAACTACTGTATAAATATCAAATGAGAGAAGTTTTCATCAACAGATTTAAGTGCAGTTAAACCAGTATagatatttgtaaaatacaaaaataataaaaataaaatgatttaatgtaattataGGGCCTTACATGTTACACTGCAGCAGTGGTGACAAATTACATAGTTCAACATGAATTGTCACAATTGCAAATGGGCCTAAAGACATTTAGGCATTTATAACTTTACCAATTATTATGGAGTGTGTACTTCCACTATGGCATTGCTGGTTGATGCAGCTTATAATGAACTAATCTGTGATGTGATAATTCGATTTTTATAACAGGTACTGCAATGTGGAGGAGCCTCAAGGCCTGAAAGGTTGCCAatatgatgaataaaaaaactaaaacaaagccCTATTTATAATGGATACTGAATGCAAATGAAACACATAGACAACACTGccagttttttctccaaaactgACTTGCCTTATTGAGTTAGAGAAACTGACATACAAGCCTGGCAAAAGATGGGATGCAAAGACAAGGCTAAAATATATTTGCAAGGCTGCACAGGTTTGCAAATAAATCCTGACGAGTGGTTACCTCAGCTAGGTTTTATGATAAATACTCTCTTTACCTTTAAgtagatgggagaaaaactacAATATCATAAAAATTAGATTAAATACAAGACCGTTCCATAACGTAACTAAtgttttgaatgaaataatgttttttagacCCACATCACTGCCTTCGATTACCACTCCATTACTGGACCCACAGAGCTCTGATTTACAGCCTCAATGTCCgagaaaacaaatgtgtgctTGGTAGTCTAGAGTTTGATCAGGATTTATGCGCTTGGTCAGACATATAAACACATACCACATCGTTGCCAAGGTTCAGCCTCTGTGATGTTGTGCTGAGAATATAAGAATTATGagaattacagttttttctgattgcttaagcacattttttgtaactattggctatttttgcaaaactctacacacaaatAAGNNNNNNNNNNNNNNNNNNNNNNNNNNNNNNNNNNNNNNNNNNNNNNNNNNNNNNNNNNNNNNNNNNNNNNNNNNNNNNNNNNNNNNNNNNNNNNNNNNNNTATACGTATTAATAGTTTTAGAAATTGTGCTACAAGAATCACGATTAGCGCTTAAGcattcagaaaaaactgtaagaaTATACACAACGTATCCACAGCACAGATTTCATATTTGCAAGAGTTATACTGTCTGTATCGCAGTGTCAAAACTGAGATGTTGCTTCTTTTCCCATACCTCTCACAGCTTCATTTTTGGGCACTGCTCATACTTGTTTGCTTGTGTGCTaatctcatttcattttttcagacCAGCCGAAAGGTGAATGTGAACAACGGCAGCTAAGCAAGAGAGCCACAGCTGACCACAGTGACGTGAGCTGCACTGACTGGCCCAACCGACACTGCgcgcacatatacacactcacacacacatcctctcaCTCACCTATATACCCACATTTCCCCGGGGGGATTAAACATCAATGGTCCCtcagtgtgattgtgtgtgtgtgtgtgtgtgtgtgtgtgtgtgtgtgtaagtatgtgGGAGCGAGAAAAACAGAGTAACCTATGCCTGCCAGTTGCATCTGTAGCCCCTAGCAGTTAAGGGACATActgtcatttttttagttttccccccttctcatttaaaaataacttcgCTGTGAGATTTCATGctttattacattaaatgttaagCATGaagtttaatttgaaatgtaatgcattCAATTATCATTTTACAAGTTGTTATGTGATATATCCTTGTCAGGTTTGGAAGTGTTCCAGGAAAATGCTTCATACCAAATGAAATGTATCTAGCAGCAATGCAGTGACCGTTGCCAAGCCAATGGGTTAGAATGAGCTAATATTACAAATATGACTTAAAGTTGTGATTTTTCAATTTAAcggcactttttcttttttttttatcccaaagGATAATGGTACCAGTGTGCATATTACAGAGAATATTTAAATTTCTGAAAATTCCAATTCAAAGCTGCTCTGCCCATTAAACAGATCATGGTGCTCTGGATCTCTACATAATGACCTGGTTGCCACGCCTTTCTTACGCTGACCTGCCGACAGCTCTAATTAAGCGGCTCGTATTGCTTCTAGCAAAGCCCGGCTCCCTCACCCCTGACTGCCATTTTACCAGCAATCAAATAACTTGGACAACTTGTGTAGGAAAGTCGAACAAAACGATCTCATGATTATCACATGAATAGTTTTGATTGCACTGCTCTATTCTCATTCACAGCTCTGTGCTGGAAAGAACGTCAGCGTGTCACCTCAGCAGCAACTGATTATATCATGCAGGCTGCTCAGATGCGCAGTCAAACGACATCACGAATTATCTACTGATGTGAAGTGAGGGGTCAAAGACGTGGATATGGACATGGAAATGCTTGCATAACACGCATTAACTCAGCAACACTGCTGTTAATGCACAATGATTTGTTCAGTTCAGTGAGCTTTTCATATAACAACTAGACTATATTCCACTAAGCAGTGGAAACGCTTGCAAAAACTCAAAGACTCACAcgaacaaacaaagacaaaagcaagACATGAGATGTACGAACAGACGATTTTTCATCACACACTTTCTTTCATTACAGTGATCACTCTCTTCATGAATATTTGCTTTGTGCAGCTTTTGCACACCAACGAGTGGCTTTAGCTACCAGGACATGTTCAGCTCAGCCCAGTAAAAAGTGGCCTCAAAGAAGCCTATTAAGGTCACATTATGAAGGGATAAGAATAAAAAGGCAGAGGGAAACGTGGAGGGACAGGGATTTGCTGTACTTTTGTCCAGTGGCTTTTGAACCATATGTTCAGCCCTGGGACTCAATAAACAACACCAGAGGCTCATCAAGGGCCCAGAGAAACTCAGACACAGTGACGCTTTGGAAGCAGGCTGCAAACTATGTGCCTGAACACAAGGAGCCAAGTTGAGTTTAAATTGAGATCTTCAGTTTAAAAGTGGGCATGTTTAGCTAGATTGTCGCTCAAATGGAGGACCATTGATGAACTGTCCAATGGTGTTACTTCTCATTatcttataataaataaatgagatgTAAATGGCATAGCAAAAACCCAACCCAGTTTTCAGATGATAGAGCTGCTGAGACCCTTGACTCAATTTAAGCCCATAAAGAGAGATTTACTGAAACATGGacagtttaaaaactgaaaGACTTCCTATCACCATGTTCCCTTtgctttttcctgtttttgtaaaaatgagGCATGCTGCAGCGCTGGGTACCTGCATTTGATTTCTTTGAGAAATTTAAGAAGGAGTTGACATTTTTGGGACATATGCTTGTTCACTGGCTGGCGGAGAGTTAGATGAAAGGATTGATACCACTCTAATgtctgtacagtacagtatgaagctacagccagcagccctTAGCTTACAtgtagcacaaagactggaaaggGGGAAGCTAGCCAAGAGCCTGGCACGCTAACCCCCGTAAAATGCCAAACTACATTTATTCGTTTTTTGTACAGAATAAACACATAAGATGTAATGTGTTAATAAGTGAGCTTTAAAAGTGCTGATAGGGGGATTTTGTCACCGCCAAACAGAGTCAGGATAGCCTTTTCCCTCCATTTCAAGTCTTTGAGCTACCTGTTAGCTAATCGGCTAATAACTGTAGCTTCatgtttactgtacagacatCAGAGTGTTATCAATCTTATCAACTAACTCTCAGCCAGAAAGTGAACAAGCAAACGTCTCAAAACTTAGAATTATTCCTTTAATTGCTCTAACAAATTATATGCATGTACGCAGGCCTACACATACCCAgctttgcagtttttttcagttttgaaattaaaagtaTGCCAAGCACATCCAAAAGATTCAGAGGTAAAGTGAAAAACAGAGAGTGAGCACTGAGGCAGCAAGAATCCCCTGAGATCTCAGTAAGAAAGGAAGAGGCGGATGATGGAGAATgcacagacagagggagaaggagagaaaattTGCCTCTAGCCTAGGCACAGAGGAGGATCAAAGGTTTGTGCTCTGCATCTCAATGGACATCCGGTCACCAATACTGATGAGCCAGGTTGTGTGATGCTCTATTCACAGGGTTTATATCTTATGGGTAAACAAGTGGTCATTGCATGAAATCAATGGATGTCTTTGCCCCATGATATTTGACTGCACAATTACCTGGAGTGATGCCATTCATTAAAATCTAAATTCAAAGTCAGgattgtaaaaaagtaaaactgacaaaaaaaatcaaaacataaaGGTTAAATGAAAATTGGTCTTCATGACAGACATTACTTTGATCTTTCCTTGAGAAATACATGCACATTAATCACATATATAGTGTAACTTCAATTTTACTGAATTCAATTTAACACCTCGATAGTTTTGTGACAGGATGGTGGAACTGAAAACCAGGAtagtttttgtgtctaattAAACATTTCcttaaaactgacattttctgTAATAAAGTGGCAATTAATTCTGCCCCTGTTATCTTTGAGAATTTGCCAAGTTTTTGTCTAAGCCATTATGGTCATGAATGCAGTGTGTGTATCAGTAACACTCTAAAAGGTGTTTTTACTCTAAGTTTTCAATCTGAATTTCCTAcatacagctgtgtgttttgaaCATCCTTGACAGTTTCTGTGCTACATAATGCAAACCGACATTCAATTTAAGCTGTTACAGTAACAGAAAGAGATTTAGAAAAGCTGTAcagtgcacatactgtacagtgacATGTTCCCCGCATTATTcacaacaggaagacaaaataACCACTGCATAAGCTGGTAGACATGCCATAAAATATAAGGCAACTGAGGGAATGTTTACCAGAACATTGCCGTTTGCCGAACATTTGCCAGTCGGGGATCCCGAATCAATACCTATTTTTGCAGCAATAATGGTTCAAGGGATCATTAATATGAAACAGCCTATTATATGGTTAATTTGAGCTTGGGTTCAGAGATGTTATGTGAATTagattgaaaaaacacaaagccttTTTCTACgcagaaataaaaggaaaaaatgttgtGTCCAGTGCATTGGCAACTGTCCAGTGCATCCAgccttgttttaaaaagtaggCCAAAAAAAGGACTCATTAATTTACATGACTGCGGTGTACTATATACCAGCCATGACCTTCTACCCTTTTACCACTACATCGTTGAAACAGCAAGCCAACTGCTACTATGATGATCAGAGGATTTGTCTCAGATTATGGAAAGTCATTACTGTAATGCTTCTTTTATATGTGATCTAATGTGGGTATTCTTTGtgaacatgtttgtgttgtacaGTATAAGCTATCCACTCATCCTGGGGAAATGGGGATCTGCAGTGCTGCAGTGGTTCGCTAAAGACACACTGTATCCTCCTCAGTTATGCATCTTTCATGTGGAGGATTAACATCGATCCAACGTGAACCGTTGATGTGTTCTGGAATATGAGAGAGAATGCATTCGCTATATTTGTTCCGcgatgttttctgtttgtctacCTTCCCAACGTATCAGGTGACATCAAAACAAGGAAATCTTTCACTGTTTAACTAATGAGTTAGTGTCCTACGATCAATGGACAACAGTACTGTGgcataaacatttttaattgaagACAGAAAAGGCCATTTGTCAATTtcacactgtaaaatattttgcatgaatgaactttacaaaaaaacaaaaacaaatacagttcCTTATCAGGAATCTTCAGTCTACTTCAAATAGGATGGCCATATTGTATACAGCCAGGTTTTAATGCTGTAATCATGTGGAAAAATATTACAGTGTTATCTTAATACAGTAATGAAGATTTTGACATTAAATCTCATTAGTGTGTTTTTCTATCACAGATGGTTGTAAATCCTCTGATGAACACTCGTGACCTAATGTGGGAATCTGTCCCTTTAAATTGAGAGCCTATTAATTGTCTGCAGTTATTCATTGCAAGCGTGGGATCTGTCAGAAGCATCTCTTCTCTTCCCACATGGATAGAAATGCCATAGTGGTAAAGGTAGACTGCGACATTCACTATTTATTGCACAGTAGGTCTTGTACAGTCcaaattacactttaaaaaaagcatgtcTGCTAAAATCCCTAGTATCTCATGTTTTGAAGGGAAacattttactttcattaaaacAACGGCTTGCATTGGTTCTAGTCatggaaaaactaaataatgagACAATTTAATTACTTTGTTTAAAGTGTGCTGTTCTGTAACATTGGGGAATCATCCATGGTCCCCTTGGTGCATTCAAAATCTTTAAAGTTTAGTGcaaatttgaagaaacaaaagtacagaaacaaaaccaacaaattCAGGAAATAATAAGGCAACAAttataaatatatcaaaaatagtcatttgAACTATCTTTGTtacaaaaaagatacaaaagtTTTGTCCTGTACCAGTGAGAGGGACATATTTTTCAGTTCCTCTACTGATTTCACAGCCTTGTATCCCAGCTGGTGAAGTACTTTTTGACAAACAGTCTGTGTGTATTCTACCATGTCATAAGACAGTTTCAAACGCCAACTCTCTGCGTTAGCTGCTGAGTCCCTCACTGTACCAAACTTATGTTTTGCTGAGGGCTCATTGCTGCCCCGAGTGTTTGCATGTATCCAGTCTTCCACGTTTTTATCCATAGGCAGCCCTAGATAGTCATAGATCTCCTTTGTCTTGAGAAGAGGATTTCTAGCCAAATCCTCATAGCGAACCAACATGTATTTCCCTTTCAGCCAATAGGGATGGTTGAGACCAGTTGAAACAGAACTGAGAAAGTCTTCACAGACAACTGTAAGCTGACTCAAGTCGAGATTATAGGGCCTTCGCCCTGTGGCCCTCCAAATACGCCACAGACGATACGTATCCCTGAATGTCTCAATCCGGGATGACAGGATACCACGCGGGTCTCTGACAAGTTGAATCACCTTGATATTCAGCCGTGGGTCTTCCACCAACGCGCGTAGATCGCCAATCTCCGGCACTCGAACAATTTTGATCGCCATGTGCCGTTTCTCGCGGCATGCCTCCGTTGCTAAGGTCATGTTCAGAGAAGCACATTTCTTAACACAGTCCCCTTCTTCAACATTCATGTCAGCAGGACCAAAGGCATCACAT
The Etheostoma cragini isolate CJK2018 chromosome 1, CSU_Ecrag_1.0, whole genome shotgun sequence genome window above contains:
- the chst1 gene encoding carbohydrate sulfotransferase 1, which codes for MQCSWKAVILLALASIAIQYTAIRTLTSKPFQLCPLPSPQNCGLGGQETEPPFERGAAGGGSCDDYPYFTINATRKTHILVLATTRSGSSFVGQLLNQHQDVFYLFEPLYHVQTTLIPRLSHSRNAADRRVMLGASRDLLRSLYGCDLYFLESYIKPTPTNHTTDKLFRRGASRALCQQPVCDAFGPADMNVEEGDCVKKCASLNMTLATEACREKRHMAIKIVRVPEIGDLRALVEDPRLNIKVIQLVRDPRGILSSRIETFRDTYRLWRIWRATGRRPYNLDLSQLTVVCEDFLSSVSTGLNHPYWLKGKYMLVRYEDLARNPLLKTKEIYDYLGLPMDKNVEDWIHANTRGSNEPSAKHKFGTVRDSAANAESWRLKLSYDMVEYTQTVCQKVLHQLGYKAVKSVEELKNMSLSLVQDKTFVSFL